A region of Leptospirillum ferriphilum DNA encodes the following proteins:
- a CDS encoding response regulator, protein MADCVESVEILLVEDNPDDAELTRRALQKHHFINMVTWVKDGEEALAYLYGSEKFPDRPDRPPRLILLDFKLPKLDGIEVLRRIKSDENLKHIPVVMLTSSNEERDLVDAYRLGVNSYIVKPVEFEEFVKTVSGIGFYWVLTNRVPDC, encoded by the coding sequence ATGGCCGATTGTGTCGAATCCGTCGAAATTCTTCTGGTCGAGGATAATCCGGATGATGCGGAACTGACCCGAAGAGCACTTCAGAAGCACCACTTTATCAACATGGTCACCTGGGTCAAGGATGGAGAAGAGGCGCTCGCCTATCTTTATGGAAGCGAAAAGTTTCCGGATCGGCCGGATCGCCCGCCCCGGCTGATTTTGCTTGACTTCAAGCTTCCCAAGCTGGACGGAATCGAGGTTCTGCGACGGATCAAGTCGGACGAAAATCTGAAACATATTCCCGTTGTAATGCTGACGTCTTCGAACGAAGAAAGGGACCTGGTGGACGCCTATCGTCTGGGTGTCAACAGTTATATTGTCAAGCCGGTGGAGTTTGAGGAGTTTGTCAAAACGGTTTCTGGTATCGGGTTTTACTGGGTGTTGACCAACCGGGTTCCGGATTGCTGA
- a CDS encoding sensor histidine kinase, whose amino-acid sequence MVFPLMGSFFWNSRRLSLVMIFLAIGILLWMGIVSLRFLGSFLQESDRVEHSWMVLTSIDRLFSELQDAETGERGYIITRNPSFLSPYQSAGKKVRGHLQDLEHLVSDRPSQEKRAMELGQLIDKRLFLLGKGVALGKSGISPHPDALLMVMLRGKEVMDQIRHQTQSMKSSEYRRLRRRSLLFYRTKKKVLPLVGGGLAASVLMISLSSLFLSREIDRRVQAEQKARKYAEEVRNLYDYAPCGYHSVDREGIFLRINETELSWLGYRREELEGKKRIFELLFPEDLPLYQNAFQGMLRGEPVRDLRLRFLRKDGSVLPVLLNVSVNRDDSGKFFSTRGVLLDMTDKRIDEEKILDLNRTLSERNRQLEVTNGELEGFSYSVSHDLRAPLRSIDGFSRILQEDYAGKLDAEGERVIGVIRNNTRKMSNLIDDLLAFSRLGKKAFSWSLVDMEALIREDILPGVLSGSEKGTGVDVTLSPLPRAWGDRTLLAQVWTNLLSNAVKFSEKREKPSVRVEGRVETEEVVYTVRDNGVGFDMQYYDKLFKVFQRLHAQAEFPGTGVGLAIVQRVIARHGGRVWAESQSNEGAAFHFSLPVRDSPPV is encoded by the coding sequence ATGGTTTTTCCTCTGATGGGTTCCTTTTTCTGGAATTCCCGCCGGCTGTCCCTTGTGATGATTTTTCTTGCGATCGGCATCCTTCTCTGGATGGGGATCGTCTCCCTCCGTTTTCTCGGGTCCTTTCTGCAGGAATCGGACAGAGTTGAGCATTCCTGGATGGTCCTGACGTCTATCGACAGACTGTTCTCGGAACTTCAGGATGCCGAAACAGGAGAGAGGGGGTATATCATCACCCGGAATCCCTCTTTCCTGTCGCCCTATCAGTCGGCCGGGAAAAAAGTGCGCGGACACCTGCAAGATCTGGAACATCTCGTTTCCGACAGGCCTTCCCAGGAAAAACGGGCCATGGAGCTCGGGCAGCTGATCGACAAACGGTTGTTCCTTCTGGGAAAAGGAGTCGCCCTTGGGAAAAGTGGCATTTCCCCCCATCCGGATGCTCTTCTGATGGTGATGCTTCGGGGAAAAGAGGTGATGGATCAGATCCGGCATCAGACGCAATCCATGAAATCATCGGAGTACCGGAGGCTTCGCCGTCGATCCCTGTTGTTTTACCGGACGAAGAAAAAAGTCCTCCCGCTTGTCGGGGGAGGACTTGCCGCCAGTGTTCTGATGATTTCCCTTTCTTCCCTCTTTCTCTCCCGGGAGATTGACCGCCGTGTGCAGGCGGAGCAAAAGGCCCGGAAATACGCGGAGGAGGTCCGGAATTTATACGACTATGCTCCTTGCGGCTATCATTCGGTTGATCGCGAGGGAATCTTTCTCCGGATCAATGAAACGGAATTGTCCTGGTTGGGGTACAGGAGGGAGGAACTGGAAGGGAAAAAAAGGATTTTCGAACTCCTTTTCCCGGAAGACCTTCCCCTCTATCAAAACGCGTTTCAGGGCATGCTGAGGGGGGAACCCGTCCGTGACCTCCGTCTCCGCTTTCTCCGGAAAGATGGATCGGTCCTTCCGGTTCTTCTGAACGTCTCGGTGAACCGGGACGATTCCGGAAAATTCTTTTCGACGAGAGGTGTCCTTCTTGACATGACGGATAAACGGATCGACGAAGAGAAAATCCTGGACCTGAACCGGACTCTCTCGGAGAGAAACAGGCAGCTGGAAGTCACCAATGGGGAACTCGAGGGTTTTTCCTACTCCGTTTCGCATGACCTTCGCGCTCCGCTTCGATCCATCGACGGATTTTCCCGCATTCTCCAGGAAGATTATGCGGGAAAACTGGATGCGGAAGGAGAGCGGGTGATCGGCGTGATCCGGAACAACACCCGGAAAATGTCGAATCTGATCGATGATCTCCTGGCCTTCTCCCGTCTGGGGAAAAAAGCCTTTTCCTGGAGTCTGGTGGATATGGAGGCACTGATTCGCGAGGACATTCTCCCCGGGGTCCTGTCCGGGAGCGAAAAGGGGACCGGAGTTGATGTGACCCTTTCCCCCTTGCCCCGGGCGTGGGGGGACAGGACTCTTCTGGCCCAGGTGTGGACCAATCTGCTTTCCAACGCGGTCAAGTTTTCCGAAAAGAGGGAAAAGCCGTCTGTTCGCGTGGAAGGGAGGGTGGAGACGGAGGAAGTCGTTTATACCGTCCGGGACAACGGGGTCGGGTTCGATATGCAATATTACGACAAGCTTTTCAAGGTTTTTCAGCGTCTCCACGCCCAGGCAGAGTTTCCGGGAACCGGAGTTGGCCTGGCGATTGTCCAGCGGGTGATTGCGCGACATGGGGGGCGGGTCTGGGCGGAAAGCCAATCAAACGAAGGAGCCGCGTTTCATTTTTCTCTTCCCGTGCGTGATAGTCCGCCTGTCTGA
- a CDS encoding Arc family DNA-binding protein → MKRFTLRLDENIYWRVRVLARKHKRSLNNEICFLLQEILQSSEAILIEQPQRKEKKSAE, encoded by the coding sequence ATGAAAAGGTTCACATTGCGTCTTGATGAAAATATTTATTGGCGCGTGAGGGTACTGGCCCGCAAGCACAAGCGGTCCCTCAACAATGAGATCTGCTTCCTCTTGCAGGAGATCCTGCAGTCCAGCGAAGCGATCCTGATCGAACAACCCCAGCGAAAGGAGAAGAAAAGCGCAGAATAA
- a CDS encoding dethiobiotin synthase, producing the protein MSDQSGSALHLPSSGGIKTSFTEEKREIFPEFDLVLGTDTRVGKTVVSAILLRELASGKKTPAYLKPVLTGGQGEDSDSDPSRCREMSGLAVSPFEWMYAFPDPIDPMTAATRSGVSIDPGLIRRKIRFLALQHALVVEGAGGVLSPFFPGGKGFLSLFAPGELSRCRVHLVSHPHLGCLSQILCALRTLEPFSVSCLHLVHRPVMDEWPLATSLNPETLRSLLPLIPLRIHESPSS; encoded by the coding sequence GTGTCTGACCAATCCGGTTCCGCTCTCCATCTCCCTTCATCGGGAGGGATAAAAACGTCTTTTACCGAAGAGAAAAGGGAGATTTTTCCCGAGTTTGACCTGGTTCTCGGGACGGATACACGGGTTGGAAAAACGGTTGTCAGTGCGATCTTGCTCAGGGAACTGGCTTCGGGTAAGAAAACGCCGGCTTATCTGAAGCCGGTTCTGACGGGAGGGCAGGGGGAAGATTCAGACAGCGACCCTTCCCGTTGCCGGGAGATGTCCGGACTCGCCGTTTCTCCATTCGAATGGATGTATGCCTTTCCGGACCCGATTGATCCGATGACGGCAGCGACGAGGTCCGGGGTATCCATCGACCCCGGTCTCATCCGGAGGAAAATCCGGTTTCTGGCGCTTCAGCATGCGTTGGTTGTGGAGGGAGCGGGAGGGGTTCTCTCTCCCTTTTTTCCGGGCGGGAAAGGGTTTCTCTCGCTCTTTGCACCCGGGGAGCTTTCCCGGTGCAGAGTGCACCTTGTCAGCCACCCTCATCTGGGATGTCTCTCCCAAATCCTGTGTGCTCTTCGGACACTGGAGCCTTTTTCTGTTTCCTGTCTTCATCTGGTTCACCGTCCTGTGATGGACGAGTGGCCTCTGGCCACATCCCTGAACCCGGAGACTCTCCGGAGCCTTCTGCCGTTGATCCCCCTCCGTATCCATGAATCGCCTTCTTCCTGA
- a CDS encoding OsmC family protein: MNLEALEKTIALFRSDPAKARKENVLEGEWNTKDSGAQFHADLVFESGKLSLEMDNPKAMGGEGLAPGPLQYCLFGMASCFAGTFMMVAAKQGVEIQRLKIRVENVVDMTRPLGISQNPLTDGVRIRLSVSSPASESVLQKIEEQSREQCPAVWCLTNPVPLSISLHREG; the protein is encoded by the coding sequence GTGAATCTGGAAGCGCTTGAAAAAACGATCGCTCTTTTTCGCTCGGACCCGGCAAAAGCCCGGAAGGAGAACGTGCTTGAGGGAGAGTGGAACACAAAGGATTCGGGAGCGCAGTTTCATGCGGATCTTGTGTTCGAGAGCGGAAAGCTGTCCCTGGAGATGGACAATCCCAAGGCCATGGGCGGAGAGGGACTGGCTCCGGGACCATTGCAGTATTGTTTGTTTGGCATGGCGTCCTGCTTTGCCGGAACCTTTATGATGGTTGCTGCGAAACAGGGTGTCGAAATACAACGCCTGAAAATCCGCGTGGAAAATGTTGTTGATATGACCCGGCCTCTGGGTATCAGTCAAAATCCATTGACAGACGGTGTGCGTATCCGGTTGTCGGTCTCGAGTCCGGCGTCCGAATCTGTTCTTCAGAAGATAGAAGAACAGTCCCGGGAGCAATGTCCGGCTGTCTGGTGTCTGACCAATCCGGTTCCGCTCTCCATCTCCCTTCATCGGGAGGGATAA